The proteins below come from a single Aegilops tauschii subsp. strangulata cultivar AL8/78 chromosome 6, Aet v6.0, whole genome shotgun sequence genomic window:
- the LOC141025667 gene encoding uncharacterized protein: protein MIMVEGSDLDIVNLKFLLLCFEAMSRLKINFDKSEVVVLGFSAVEQQSIADNLNCRLATFPITYLGMSMADTKILMSAFDPMLGRMACRAEPWRGRFTSKASKSALISSNLASLPMYMTGMYILPEGVHGSFDKELAKFF from the coding sequence ATGATCATGGTGGAGGGGTCAGACCTTGACATCGTGAATCTTAAGTTTCTCCTCCTCTGCTTCGAGGCTATGTCGAGACTGAAGATCAATTTTGATAAGAGCGAGGTGGTAGTCCTAGGGTTCTCCGCGGTAGAGCAACAAAGCATTGCGGATAACCTAAACTGCAGGCTGGCCACGTTCCCCATCACTTACTTGGGGATGTCAATGGCTGATACGAAGATTCTGATGAGTGCATTTGACCCGATGCTAGGACGTATGGCGTGCCGGGCTGAGCCGTGGCGCGGACGGTTTACCTCTAAGGCGAGTAAATCGGCCCTTATTAGTTCTAACCTTGCGAGCCTCCCCATGTATATGACGGGGATGTATATCTTACCGGAGGGCGTACACGGCTCGTTCGATAAGGAGCTTGCTAAGTTCTTCTAG
- the LOC109732915 gene encoding uncharacterized protein has product MLHLRQRVLSHLLSAAPHPSTSPLLSLHRLLSTAQALKASAKLSHLKSPAKPDAVLAFLADLGLSGADVAAVVAKDPQFICAGVERTLAPVVAGLTGLGLSNAEIARLVSLTPGYFRCRSVVSKLEYYLPLFGSIENMVRPLKHDHFFLRSDLERVVKPNVKLLAECGLGACDIAKLFIRTSRMLSAKPGRVLAMVACAEGIGVPRGSVMFRQALHAVSYISEDKIAAKVDYLKKTFRWSDAEVGIAVSKGPFMLARSKDMLKRRSDFLISEVGLQPAYIAHRPAMLTYSLEGRLRPRYYVVKFLKENGLLEHGRGYYTTLVKTEKVFMEKFICPHKEAAPHLAEDYATACKGEVPARSRFT; this is encoded by the coding sequence ATGCTCCACCTCCGGCAGCGCGTCCTCTCCCATCTCCTCTCCGCCGCTCCCCATCCTTCCACCTCCCCACTCCTCTCTCTCCACCGCCTCCTCTCCACCGCCCAGGCACTCAAGGCCTCCGCCAAGCTCTCCCACCTCAAGTCCCCGGCCAAGCCCGACGCCGTCCTCGCCTTCCTCGCCGACCTCGGCCTCTCCGGCGCCGATGTCGCGGCCGTCGTCGCCAAGGATCCGCAGTTCATCTGCGCCGGCGTGGAGAGAACTCTGGCCCCTGTCGTCGCGGGGCTCACCGGCCTCGGCCTGTCAAATGCTGAGATTGCGCGCCTCGTCTCGCTCACCCCCGGCTACTTCCGCTGCAGATCCGTCGTCTCCAAGCTAGAGTACTACCTTCCACTCTTCGGCTCCATCGAGAACATGGTCCGGCCGCTCAAACATGACCACTTCTTCCTCCGCTCTGACCTCGAGAGGGTGGTCAAGCCAAATGTCAAGCTCCTAGCAGAGTGCGGGCTAGGTGCTTGTGATATTGCCAAGCTGTTCATCCGTACGTCAAGGATGCTTAGCGCTAAACCAGGGCGTGTCCTGGCGATGGTTGCGTGCGCCGAAGGTATAGGTGTGCCCCGTGGCTCTGTAATGTTCAGGCAAGCGCTGCACGCCGTCTCATACATCAGCGAGGACAAGATCGCTGCCAAAGTGGACTACTTGAAGAAGACGTTTAGGTGGTCGGATGCCGAGGTTGGCATTGCTGTGTCCAAGGGGCCGTTTATGCTGGCGAGGTCAAAGGACATGCTGAAGCGCAGGTCCGACTTCCTTATCTCTGAGGTGGGGTTGCAGCCGGCCTACATTGCTCATCGCCCGGCTATGCTCACCTACAGCCTGGAGGGCCGGCTCAGGCCCCGCTACTATGTTGTCAAATTTCTCAAGGAAAATGGATTGCTAGAGCACGGGCGGGGCTACTATACAACACTGGTTAAGACTGAGAAGGTTTTCATGGAAAAGTTCATCTGCCCACACAAGGAAGCCGCACCACACCTCGCTGAAGACTACGCGACTGCTTGCAAAGGGGAAGTGCCGGCTAGATCCAGATTTACATGA